A genomic region of Balaenoptera ricei isolate mBalRic1 chromosome 21, mBalRic1.hap2, whole genome shotgun sequence contains the following coding sequences:
- the ANKRD37 gene encoding ankyrin repeat domain-containing protein 37 isoform X2 encodes MLLLDCNPEVDSLRHLLETGASVNAPPDPCEQSPVHLAAGGGLACFLLWQLQTGADLNQQDVFGEAPLHKAAKVGSMECLSLLVASDAQIDLCNKNGQTAEDLAWSCGFPECGKFLTTIKCMQTIKPSEQSNKDHCVPVLRQKRSFVSEEDTNGKRKC; translated from the exons ATGCTGTTGCTCGATTGCAACCCCGAG GTGGATAGTCTGAGGCATCTGCTGGAGACCGGGGCCTCCGTCAACGCACCCCCGGATCCCTGCGAGCAGTCGCCCGTCCACTTGGCCGCAGGTGGCGGCCTCGCTTGCTTTCTTCTCTGGCAGCTGCAGACCGGCGCTGACCTCAACCAACAG GATGTTTTTGGAGAAGCTCCACTACACAAGGCAGCAAAAGTTGGAAGCATGGAATGCCTCAGCCTGCTTGTAGCCAGTGACGCCCAAATTGA TTTATGTAATAAGAATGGGCAAACAGCTGAAGATCTGGCTTGGTCATGTGGATTTCCAGAATGTGGCAAGTTTCTCACAACAATTAAATGCATGCAGACAATAAAACCAAGTGAACAATCCAATAAAGATCATTGTGTTCCAGTACTCAGACAGAAACGAAGTTTTGTAAGTGAAGAAGatacaaatgggaaaaggaaGTGTTG A
- the ANKRD37 gene encoding ankyrin repeat domain-containing protein 37 isoform X1 produces MLLLDCNPEVDSLRHLLETGASVNAPPDPCEQSPVHLAAGGGLACFLLWQLQTGADLNQQDVFGEAPLHKAAKVGSMECLSLLVASDAQIDLCNKNGQTAEDLAWSCGFPECGKFLTTIKCMQTIKPSEQSNKDHCVPVLRQKRSFVSEEDTNGKRKCW; encoded by the exons ATGCTGTTGCTCGATTGCAACCCCGAG GTGGATAGTCTGAGGCATCTGCTGGAGACCGGGGCCTCCGTCAACGCACCCCCGGATCCCTGCGAGCAGTCGCCCGTCCACTTGGCCGCAGGTGGCGGCCTCGCTTGCTTTCTTCTCTGGCAGCTGCAGACCGGCGCTGACCTCAACCAACAG GATGTTTTTGGAGAAGCTCCACTACACAAGGCAGCAAAAGTTGGAAGCATGGAATGCCTCAGCCTGCTTGTAGCCAGTGACGCCCAAATTGA TTTATGTAATAAGAATGGGCAAACAGCTGAAGATCTGGCTTGGTCATGTGGATTTCCAGAATGTGGCAAGTTTCTCACAACAATTAAATGCATGCAGACAATAAAACCAAGTGAACAATCCAATAAAGATCATTGTGTTCCAGTACTCAGACAGAAACGAAGTTTTGTAAGTGAAGAAGatacaaatgggaaaaggaaGTGTTGGTAA